GCCGTATCGGCCGATCTGAGCGACGACTATCCCGACATGGGATGGGCCGACGACGTCATCGGAAGGCGTGCCCGCTACGCCGATCTGACCCTTCTCGGACCAGATCTGCTGGCAAGCCATGCGCTGAAGGAGAAAGTCATCGAGGGCACGCTGTTTTCATCGGGAAAGCCCATCCTGCTTGTTCCCGAGGGCTCGCGCCCGACGCTGAAGCCGAAACGCATCCTCGTTGCATGGGACGCCCGCCTGGAGTCATCGCGCGCCGTCCGCGAGTCGCTCGATATGCTGAAAGGCGCCGAAGATGTGCGCCTTGTCATCATCGATCCCATCGAAAATGAGTTCCATCACGGCGACGAGCCAGGTGCAGATGCCGCGGCTTATCTTGCCCGGCACGGCGTGAAGGTTACCGTCGAGCGGCTACCGAGTTCGAATCATTCGGTTGCCGACGTGCTTCGCCAGCATGCCGGCGACGTCGCGGCCGAGCTCTTGGTCATGGGCGCCTATGGTCATTCCCGCCTGCGGGAGCGAATCTTCGGCGGGGTCACTAAGTCAATGCTTGAGGGCTCGTCACTACCGGTCTTAATGGCGCGATAACAATCCAAAAGGGCCGGTGCAGATTGCGCCAGCCCTTCGCATCTCGCGCAAATTGATGGAATGACTACTCGCTCGCTTCCCGTCCCGATACCCGTTCGATCAGGATCCGAAAGAAGACATGCGGCGCACTGTCGGCTGTGGGAGGAACCAGCGGCTTGAGTGCGCCGGGTTCCCACCAGTCGGAGTGCTTGCTCAAGACCGTCCAGGCATGATCCCGCTCAAGCTTGTGGCCGATCCGGTCAGGCAGTTCTTCGTATCGGCCGTCAACAACGACGCTTCTCCATCCCCGCCCCTGTCCATGCTCATCCACCTGGACGCACACCAGCGGATTGGCCCGCATCCATTCGATCTTTTTGCCCGGCATGGAAAACGCGTAAAGATGGGCGTCCGAATAGGCGTAGTGGAACGGCACGACATAGGGCTGTCCATCCTTTGCGCATGCCAGGCGGCCCACGCGATTGGCCGTCAGCAATTTGGTACATTCCAAAGCAGAAAGCGTGCGGATCTGCATCAGTTCGATCTCCTGTTCTTCATGGCCTTTGAACCAGGCCGGAAACGTGCCACTGGCCAGTTTTGTACAGCTGGGCAGCCTCGTCCATAGCGGAGACAACGTCGTTGTCAGAGAGTTGCGGGAACTGGCGATAATGATGGCTCAAGGCCTGGAACTGTCCTGGCCTACTGAGGCAGACTACACGGTCCGCTTCCTGCTCCAGCGCGGCGACCGTCACTTGCGGTGAAACGGGAACCGCCACGACGATTTCCCTCGGTGACCGGCGCTTGAGGGCGCGGATCGCGATTTTCATGGTCGTACCGGTCGCGACACCGTCATCGACGATGATAGCCGTCTTTCCTGCGATCGACATCGGTTTGGTCTTGCCACGATAGGCAACGCGCCGGCGTTCGAGTTCAGGACGTTCATTTGCAATCAAGACACGTAAGGCGTCGTCGTCGAGCCCATAGGCTCGACAATTTCACGGTTCAGCACGACCTCCCCAGGGTCGCCATCGATGATTGCGGCAACAGCCAATTCGGGATTGCCCGGGGCGCCGATC
The window above is part of the Mesorhizobium sp. B2-1-1 genome. Proteins encoded here:
- a CDS encoding universal stress protein, coding for MTFRTLLTVTGPNQGEADLKLAASLCEQVGAHLSVLVLELAAPPSGGEYAAVVSPAWLAERQAELRRLEKRKSDVAGFLSQTAVSADLSDDYPDMGWADDVIGRRARYADLTLLGPDLLASHALKEKVIEGTLFSSGKPILLVPEGSRPTLKPKRILVAWDARLESSRAVRESLDMLKGAEDVRLVIIDPIENEFHHGDEPGADAAAYLARHGVKVTVERLPSSNHSVADVLRQHAGDVAAELLVMGAYGHSRLRERIFGGVTKSMLEGSSLPVLMAR
- a CDS encoding phosphoribosyltransferase; the encoded protein is MIANERPELERRRVAYRGKTKPMSIAGKTAIIVDDGVATGTTMKIAIRALKRRSPREIVVAVPVSPQVTVAALEQEADRVVCLSRPGQFQALSHHYRQFPQLSDNDVVSAMDEAAQLYKTGQWHVSGLVQRP
- a CDS encoding pyridoxamine 5'-phosphate oxidase family protein — translated: MQIRTLSALECTKLLTANRVGRLACAKDGQPYVVPFHYAYSDAHLYAFSMPGKKIEWMRANPLVCVQVDEHGQGRGWRSVVVDGRYEELPDRIGHKLERDHAWTVLSKHSDWWEPGALKPLVPPTADSAPHVFFRILIERVSGREASE